Proteins encoded together in one Hymenobacter monticola window:
- a CDS encoding PQQ-dependent sugar dehydrogenase, whose protein sequence is MKNNLTRPALLAAALAGSFGLYSLTSRPTAVVADPNNAGLKLPAGFGALVVAETGGRARHLTVTPQGTIYVKLNRAKDGKGILALKPTTGGKATVTSGFGSYGGTGIYAKDGYLYASSDEDVYRYKLDAKGEVTNPAQPEKIVRGLLSRGEHESKSIVLDNAGNLYVNVGAYSNSCQVKDREKGSMGQQNCPILDSAGGIWQFRADKLNQQYGNGTRYATGLRNVVGLDWNAQANQLFVMQHGRDQLHDIFPTMYTTKQSAELPAECLYALTKGANAGWPFLYYDPVKKQKILAPEYGGDGQKLADAKYLDPAAAYPAHTAPNGLLFYTGTMFPEKYRNGAFIAFHGSWNRAPEPQKGYYVVFQPFKNGKPSGPWEVFADNFAGSAEKVASGRADHKPCGLAQGPDGSLYVSDDKAGTIYRIVYNQK, encoded by the coding sequence ATGAAAAACAACCTGACCCGCCCGGCGCTGCTCGCGGCGGCCCTGGCCGGCAGCTTCGGCCTCTATTCCCTCACCAGCCGGCCCACGGCTGTGGTGGCCGACCCCAATAACGCCGGCCTGAAGCTGCCTGCCGGCTTCGGCGCGCTGGTGGTGGCCGAAACCGGCGGCCGCGCCCGGCACCTCACCGTCACGCCCCAGGGCACCATCTACGTGAAGCTGAACCGGGCCAAGGACGGCAAAGGCATCCTGGCGCTGAAGCCCACGACCGGCGGCAAAGCCACCGTGACAAGCGGCTTCGGCAGCTACGGCGGCACGGGCATTTACGCCAAGGACGGCTACCTCTACGCTTCGTCGGACGAGGACGTGTACCGCTACAAGCTGGACGCGAAAGGCGAGGTGACCAACCCCGCGCAGCCCGAAAAGATTGTGCGCGGCCTGCTGAGCCGCGGCGAGCACGAAAGCAAATCTATCGTGCTCGACAACGCCGGCAACCTCTACGTGAACGTGGGCGCCTACTCCAACTCCTGCCAGGTGAAAGACCGGGAAAAGGGCTCGATGGGCCAGCAGAACTGCCCGATTCTGGATTCGGCGGGCGGCATCTGGCAGTTTCGGGCCGACAAGCTGAACCAGCAGTACGGCAACGGCACGCGCTACGCCACCGGCCTGCGCAACGTGGTGGGCCTCGACTGGAACGCGCAGGCCAACCAGCTTTTTGTGATGCAGCACGGCCGCGACCAGCTGCACGACATCTTCCCCACGATGTACACCACCAAGCAGTCGGCCGAGCTGCCTGCCGAGTGCCTCTACGCCCTCACCAAGGGCGCCAACGCCGGCTGGCCCTTCCTGTACTACGACCCCGTGAAGAAACAGAAAATCCTGGCCCCCGAGTACGGCGGCGACGGCCAGAAGCTGGCTGATGCCAAGTACCTGGACCCCGCTGCGGCCTACCCGGCCCACACCGCGCCCAACGGCCTGCTGTTCTATACCGGCACCATGTTTCCGGAGAAGTACCGCAACGGCGCCTTCATCGCCTTCCACGGCTCCTGGAACCGGGCGCCCGAGCCCCAGAAAGGCTATTACGTAGTGTTTCAGCCCTTCAAAAACGGCAAGCCCAGCGGCCCGTGGGAAGTGTTTGCTGACAACTTCGCCGGCTCGGCTGAAAAAGTGGCCAGCGGCCGTGCCGACCATAAGCCCTG